A part of Arachis hypogaea cultivar Tifrunner chromosome 12, arahy.Tifrunner.gnm2.J5K5, whole genome shotgun sequence genomic DNA contains:
- the LOC112727903 gene encoding OVARIAN TUMOR DOMAIN-containing deubiquitinating enzyme 3 has product MANKLCNQDILEQLRNGTAKFELVSSPLPSLAAAAAPKSSNITSLFGIGNCSTSTLFFARISSSLGGQSPAMKKLEQFSVQKVTGDGRCMFRALVKGMAYNKGVSLNQRKEREDADELRMAVKEVICDNNGERKLYEEALIAITVDESLPRYCQRIARSDFWGGESELLVLSKLCKQPIIVYIPEHEHRGSGWGSGFIPIAEYGSEFIKGARNRNPKKPVRLLYSGKNHYDLLL; this is encoded by the exons ATGGCGAACAAGCTCTGCAATC AGGATATTTTGGAGCAGCTGAGAAATGGTACAGCAAAATTTGAGCTTGTATCTTCGCCACTTCCTTCacttgctgctgctgctgctcctAAATCCAGTAACATCACAAGCTTATTTGGAATCGGAAATTGTAGCACTAGCACTCTTTTTTTCGCTAGAATTTCCTCATCACT TGGTGGACAGTCTCCAGCTATGAAGAAGCTAGAGCAGTTTTCGGTTCAGAAGGTCACAGGGGATGGAAGGTGTATGTTTCGTGCACTG GTCAAAGGAATGGCTTACAATAAGGGAGTCTCTCTTAACCAACGCAAAGAGAGAGAAGATGCAG ATGAACTAAGAATGGCTGTGAAAGAAGTTATATGTGATAATAATGGAGAACGTAAATTATATGAAGAAGCTCTCATTGCCATCACAGTTGATGAGTCTCTACCACG TTACTGCCAACGAATTGCGCGATCTGATTTTTGGGGAGGAGAGTCGGAGCTGCTG GTACTGTCAAAGTTATGTAAGCAGCCAATTATTGTTTACATACCAGAGCATGAG CATAGAGGGAGTGGTTGGGGATCTGGTTTCATTCCCATTGCGGAGTATGGAAGTGAGTTCATAAAGGGTGCTAGAAACAGGAATCCCAAGAAACCTGTGAGGCTATTGTACAGTGGTAAGAACCATTATGATCTTTTGCTATGA